The following are encoded in a window of Chrysiogenia bacterium genomic DNA:
- a CDS encoding phospholipase D family protein has protein sequence IDRYEELEKEVPIFALHAKTLVIDGEQLFIGTFNLDPRSTNLNTEIGVLIRSEKLARQVEGAIERDMLPGNSWNPRTENPNRKASLWKRLRLQFWELMPIEELL, from the coding sequence TGATCGACCGCTACGAAGAACTCGAAAAAGAAGTTCCCATCTTCGCCCTGCACGCCAAGACACTGGTCATCGACGGCGAGCAGCTCTTTATCGGCACCTTCAACCTCGACCCGCGCTCGACCAATCTCAACACCGAGATCGGCGTCCTGATCCGGAGCGAGAAACTCGCCCGTCAGGTCGAGGGCGCCATCGAGCGCGACATGCTGCCGGGCAATAGTTGGAACCCCCGCACGGAGAACCCCAACCGCAAGGCTTCCCTGTGGAAGCGCCTTCGCCTGCAATTCTGGGAACTGATGCCGATCGAGGAGTTGCTGTAG